GCGCAGATAGGCATAGATGCCGCGCAGCAACCCGCGGGCGTACGAATTGGACGTCTCAATCAGCAGTGCGACTTCCGGGCGTTTGGCCATTAGCAGGATCCCGCCACCTGTTTTCCCAGTCGATCCGGACTCGAGCGACCGACTTGGAGCCATGATAATCGCGTTATGCGTTGCGGCAAGCGAGTGGCCTGGCATCAAATAATTCTTTTTCCGTCGCGTTGGCGAGACAGGCCCGCGAATAGTTTCTATAATCTCGTGCGTTTCCACGGGATTCCAAGGGGAATTGCTAGTGCCAATTTCACGTCCGCGTAAATTGCTGATCGGCGGCGTCGCGCTCATGGCGGTCGCGGCGATCGCGTACTCGTTGTGGTTCCGTTCGGCAGTGCCAGCGGTGGGTTCGGCAAAATACGAGCAATACATCGAAGCCTTCGAGATCGGCGTTGCCGCGCTTGATGCCGATGTGCCGCAAGTTGCCCATGAATCGCTGACCAAGGCGATCGACTTGGTTCCCGAAGAGCCTGCTGCTTGGGCCGATCGCGGGCTGCTCCTGATTCGCGACGGGCGGCCGGACGAGGCGCTGCACGATTTGGAGGAAGCCCAACGCCTGGCCCCAGACAACGCGGCGATCCAGCAATTGCTGGGGCTGGCGGAACAACGGCGCGGGCAGCTCGCCGCCGCGGCCGAGCATTTTCGCGCCGCGCTCAAGCAAGAGCCGACGAACATTCAGGCCCTCTACCGCTTGGCCCAAGTGGTCGATCAACAGCACGAGGCCGACAGCGACCTGGAATACCAACGGCTGATGGATCGAATCCTGGCGGTTCAGCCCGATAATCTGTTTGTGTTGCAGAATCGACTGCGAGTCGCGGTGCGTCGCGGCGATCGCGCCGCCGCACGCGAGACGATGGAGCAACTGAAACGGCATTCCGCGAAGTGGTCACCCCAGACCAAGACTGCACTTGCAGAACTCGAACGCGCTTTAGCCGATCCGACCGGTAAAGACGATCTCGCGCGTGCGCTGCCGCTGATGAATCTTTTGGGGGCCGAGCCCGGGTTCTCACGGGACGCTGCCGCCGTGGACGCCAGCGATACGTTGGCGGGGACGGCGTTGGAAACACTATTGCGGCTTCCGACACCGCGCCACACGCCGGCCGAGCCGGACCGTGGCTTGACTTTTTCAGCAAGGCCGCTTGACGAGGCCCCGGCCGGTCGTTGGGACGTCGTCGCGCCGGTTTGGCTGGGAAAGCAGGACCGGCCCGTGCTGTTGGCGGCCAATGCGAAGGAGTTGCGCGAGATCGGCGGCAAGGTGGTGCTGCCGTCGTTGGCGATTTCGCCGGAAGGGCTCTTGCCGCTCGATTGGAATAACGACTTCCGCACCGATCTACTGCTCGCGGGGTCCGCTGGCTTGCGCTTTTTCGAGCAACAGGCGGATGGATCATTTGCCGACGTGACGGCGAAGACCGGCCTCTCCGCCGAGCTGCTGCACGGCGATTACGCCGGCGCTTGGGCAGCCGACGTCGATCTCGACGGCGATCTGGATATTCTATTGGCTCGCCGCTCGGGACCGCCGCTGCTATTGCAGAACAATTTCGATGGGACATTTGACGCTCGGCCGATCTTCGACGAAGTCGACGGGGCGCGGGCCTTCGCTTGGCTCGACCTCGATCAGGACGGCGCCCCGGACGCCGCCTTGCTCGACTCCCGTGGCGGCCTGCACGTATACGCCAATGAGCGCTCGGGGAATTTCCAGCCCTGGCCAGTCAAACCGCCCGCGGATTCCTTCCTGGCGCTGACCGTCGCGGACGTCAATCATGACGGCGTGCTGAGCCTAGTGGCGCTGCGTCAAGACGGCGCGATCGTGCGGATCGCGGATCGCGCGAAACGGTCTGCGTGGGATGTCGCCGAGTTAGCCAAATGGGAGCAATTTCCACCGGCGATGCGTCTGGGGGCGGTGCGATTGCTTGCCGCCGATTTCGATAACAATGGTTTTCCGGATTTGCTCGTGTCTGGCCCGGATGCCAGCCGCGTTTGGCTGGGCGATGGAGCCGCCGGCGCGTTCAGTCCCCTTAGAGCCGAATTGCCGGGCAACCTATTCGCCGCCGCCGATCTCGAGGGCAAGGGGCGGCTCGATCTCGTGGGCGTGGATCGTGACGGTCGGCCGACGCGATGGATCAACAACGGCACCAAGGATTACCACTGGCAAGTGGTCCGCCCCTTGGCCCTGAGCTTGAAGGGCGACAATCGGATCAACTCGTTCGGCCTCGGCGGCGAAGTGGAAGTGCGCAGCGGCACGTTTTTCTTGAAACAGCCGATTGCCGCGCCCGTCGTGCATTTCGGATTAGGAAATCGTCCCCGCGCCGACGTGATCCGCATTCAGTGGCCCAACGGCACTTCGCAGGTCGAATTCAGTCCGCCAGTCGATGCAACGCTCGAATCCCAACAGCGGCTGAAGGGATCATGTCCGTTCCTATACGCTTGGAATGGCCAGCGGATTGCCTTCGTCACCGATTTCATGTGGAACACGGCACTGGGAATGCGCGTCAACACCGCGGCTAACGGCCCAACGACGGAATGGGTGAAGATTCGCGGCGATCAACTCGTGCCGCGCGATGGGTTCTATGAAATCCGGGTGAACGCCAATCTTTGGGAAACGTATTATTTCGACCATCTCTCGCTGATGGTCATGGATCATCCCGACGGGACGGAGATGTTCGTCGACGAGCGATATTCGCCGACGTCGACCGGGCCGACGATGCATCTCACCGAGCCGCCGCGCCCAATTTCTCGTGCCCGCGATCAACTTGGAAACGACGTCACCGATTTGGTTGCGGCCGTGGATGGAAAATACGTCCACGATTTCGAGCGCGGCATTTATCAAGGACTTGCCGCCGAGCATTGGGTCGAAGTGGAACTTCCAACCGTCGCGCCCGGCGACGGCCCGCTCTACCTGTTAGCTACCGGCTTTATTCATCCGACCGACAGCTCGATCAACTTCGCTCTCGCGCAGGGGCGGCACGAACTGCTGCACGGGCTGGTGCTGGAAACCCCCGACGACAAGGGGGGCTGGAAGGTCGTCTCCGACACGCTCGGCTTCGTTGCCGGCAAGAATAAGACGATGGTGGTCCGCTTGGATGGAATCGACGGACCAGGAGTTCCGCACCGCTTCCGGCTGCGAACCAACATGGAGATCTATTGGGATGCGATCCAAATCGCACACGGACGAGACGATTCACCCACCAC
The window above is part of the Pirellulales bacterium genome. Proteins encoded here:
- a CDS encoding FG-GAP-like repeat-containing protein, which gives rise to MPISRPRKLLIGGVALMAVAAIAYSLWFRSAVPAVGSAKYEQYIEAFEIGVAALDADVPQVAHESLTKAIDLVPEEPAAWADRGLLLIRDGRPDEALHDLEEAQRLAPDNAAIQQLLGLAEQRRGQLAAAAEHFRAALKQEPTNIQALYRLAQVVDQQHEADSDLEYQRLMDRILAVQPDNLFVLQNRLRVAVRRGDRAAARETMEQLKRHSAKWSPQTKTALAELERALADPTGKDDLARALPLMNLLGAEPGFSRDAAAVDASDTLAGTALETLLRLPTPRHTPAEPDRGLTFSARPLDEAPAGRWDVVAPVWLGKQDRPVLLAANAKELREIGGKVVLPSLAISPEGLLPLDWNNDFRTDLLLAGSAGLRFFEQQADGSFADVTAKTGLSAELLHGDYAGAWAADVDLDGDLDILLARRSGPPLLLQNNFDGTFDARPIFDEVDGARAFAWLDLDQDGAPDAALLDSRGGLHVYANERSGNFQPWPVKPPADSFLALTVADVNHDGVLSLVALRQDGAIVRIADRAKRSAWDVAELAKWEQFPPAMRLGAVRLLAADFDNNGFPDLLVSGPDASRVWLGDGAAGAFSPLRAELPGNLFAAADLEGKGRLDLVGVDRDGRPTRWINNGTKDYHWQVVRPLALSLKGDNRINSFGLGGEVEVRSGTFFLKQPIAAPVVHFGLGNRPRADVIRIQWPNGTSQVEFSPPVDATLESQQRLKGSCPFLYAWNGQRIAFVTDFMWNTALGMRVNTAANGPTTEWVKIRGDQLVPRDGFYEIRVNANLWETYYFDHLSLMVMDHPDGTEMFVDERYSPTSTGPTMHLTEPPRPISRARDQLGNDVTDLVAAVDGKYVHDFERGIYQGLAAEHWVEVELPTVAPGDGPLYLLATGFIHPTDSSINFALAQGRHELLHGLVLETPDDKGGWKVVSDTLGFVAGKNKTMVVRLDGIDGPGVPHRFRLRTNMEIYWDAIQIAHGRDDSPTTKTRLLAENADLRYRGILEMTQADRSSPELPNYDRIVAHGQYWRDLIGFHTRYGDVRELLEKIDDRYVIFCGGDEVVLRFKAPAEPPPKWKRDFVWVSDGWVKDGDLNTRFGKTVLPLPSHGAKSYDVPPGRLEDDPVYQQHPADWQSYHTRYVTPDLYERGLRGSRRPDATPAGPQP